One genomic window of Branchiostoma lanceolatum isolate klBraLanc5 chromosome 5, klBraLanc5.hap2, whole genome shotgun sequence includes the following:
- the LOC136434905 gene encoding uncharacterized protein, giving the protein MQIFIDVFDTEYDGYQGQNIIGIWRGYNPDGNPKEEQPVILGAHYDTCRNSAGVDDNGSGLAALMEAARVITSQPCIPHYSVVFIAFDLQCAESPDTHDMSACSEGQCGSKELVENVLTPYLASLGLKLSDIQGVIIMDSILNYNNTKYSQEVPSQFENTPLWDEVYAQEQAEDFRGNFIGTFTRQGYDQSLYSIFHDRWDEECDPKYKRRDVLIPYKNIAEEIETTSDPYWVLYQDASQDLGSFWKASGDIKGLLLSDTEQNRGREVGSNEKLPLTEERLGFLKKITNVVIRTTMDLAVFPIKCYSGDAPQGFDKGIQLDGKISLPEGDKDYSLVINTFELTGRVDATLSNSTWSMDMSGHFNSRQQVLALRLLEPEWQSLTCKMVGHLTVSVSGVLYSGAAHGSCSDAWPEGDVGFTLNSATRGKQTTGGTGGLGTGVVVGLLVGVILTLLVGAAVWFFRKRRPSGRGGPSFQPLQVST; this is encoded by the exons ATGCAGATTTTCATCGATGTATTCGACACAGAGTATGATGGG taccaaggtcagaatATTATAGGGATATGGCGGGGCTACAACCCTGATGGAAATCCTAAAGAAGAGCAACCTGTGATTCTGGGAGCTCACTACGACACCTGCCGGAACAGTGCCGGAGTGGACGACAACGGATCTGGTCTTGCAGCTCTGATGGAAGCCGCTAGGGTCATCACCTCACAGCCGTGCATCCCTCACTACTCCGTGGTCTTTATCGCGTTTGACCTGCAATGTGCCGAATCCCCGG ATACCCATGACATGTCAGCGTGCTCTGAAGGGCAGTGTGGAAGCAAGGAGTTGGTGGAAAATGTTCTTACCCCATACTTGGCCTCTCTTGGCCTGAAACTATCGGACATTCAGGGTGTGATCATTATGGACTCCATACTCAActacaacaacacaaaatacTCACAAGAGGTTCCTTCGCAGTTCGAAAAC ACTCCATTGTGGGACGAGGTGTATGCGCAGGAACAAGCTGAGGACTTCCGAGGAAATTTCATCGGTACATTCACCAGACAGGGCTACGACCAGTCGCTGTACTCCATCTTCCACGACAGATGGGACGAGGAGTGCGATCCAAAGTACAAGAGACGG GATGTGCTTATACCCTACAAGAACATTGCCGAAGAGATAGAGACGACCTCAGATCCCTACTGGGTTCTTTATCAGGACGCGTCACAGGACCTTGGCAGCTTCTGGAAAGCCAGCGGTGACATCAAGGGACTGCTCTTGTCTGACACAG AACAAAATCGCGGCAGAGAAGTTGGCAGTAACGAGAAACTACCGCTGACGGAGGAAAGGCTTGGATTCCTGAAGAAGATAACAAACGTGGTGATCAGGACTACGATGGACCTGGCCGTTTTCCCTATTAAATGTTATT CCGGCGATGCCCCGCAAGGGTTTGACAAAGGCATCCAGTTGGATGGAAAAATATCTCTGCCAGAAGGAGACAAAGACTACAGTCTCGTGATCAATACATTCGAGCTTACGGGAAGGGTCGACGCTACTCTCTCCAATAGCACATGGAGCATGGATATGTCAG GTCATTTCAACTCCAGACAACAAGTTCTAGCACTGCGTTTGCTAGAGCCTGAATGGCAGTCACTGACATGTAAGATGGTTGGACAC CTGACTGTGAGCGTTTCTGGTGTGCTGTATTCGGGTGCCGCTCACGGTTCGTGTAGTGACGCCTGGCCGGAAGGCGATGTGGGCTTCACCCTTAACAGTGCGACGAGAG GTAAACAAACTACTGGCGGTACCGGTGGCCTCGGCACGGGGGTGGTTGTTGGGCTGTTGGTTGGAGTCATCCTCACGCTCCTTGTCGGTGCTGCTGTTTGGTTCTTCCGTAAGAG ACGGCCATCAGGACGAGGCGGGCCGTCCTTCCAACCTCTGCAAGTGTCTACCTAA